CAGGACCAAATGCACGGGTTGCTCCTTTCCTGTGGACATAAACTTCCATATCTCTTCCTTTTATTTTATGAACTTCCTTTTTTGCAATGTTGTGGGCAACGTCATAAACAATTTCCATACCCATTTCTTCAGCATCCTTTTTAAAGACATGTTCAAATGATTCACGAACCCAATGCACGATCATCTGCCTGTTTGTCCATGCATAATTTGCTGCTGCAGCCATCGCTTTAAAATAATTCTGTGCTTCGTCAGAGTCTACAGGTGCACAGGCTAACTGTCTATCTGGAAGATCAAGCTGGTACCTTTTAGCTGCCTTATCCATAACTCTAAGATAATCAGAACATATCTGGTGACCGCATCCTCTTGAACCTGTGTGAATTAAAACTGTGATCATACCCTCTTCTATGCCAAAAACCTCTGCAGTGGCTTTGTCATAGATTTTATCCATTTTCTGGACTTCAAGAAAGTGGTTTCCAGAACCAAGAGACCCTAATTGTGGAATTCCCCTTTTTTTTGCTTTATCACTGACACAGCTTGAATCTGCTGCTTCCATTCTCCCATTTTCTTCAAGGTGTTTAAGATCCCTCTCCCAGCCATATCCATTTTCAACAGCCCATTCTGCACCGTGATCCAGTACTTCATCAATTTGACCGGGCTGGAGCCTTATTTTACCTTTACTTCCAACTCCAGAGGGTACATTATTAAAAAGGGTTTCTACAATTTCTTTAATTTTTGGTTTAATATCTTCTTCGGTTAAATCTGTTCTTATAAGCCGGGCTCCACAATTGATGTCAAATCCCACTCCTCCAGGGCTTATAACTCCATTACGAGCGCTGAAAGCTGCAACACCTCCAATTGGAAATCCGTATCCAAAATGAATATCTGGAAGTCCTATAGAGAATTTTTGAATACCGGGTAAACATGCCACATTTGAGACCTGGTCTACTGCCCCTGTTTCTACTTCTTTAATAGCTTCATCGCTTAAATATATCCTCCCCGGGACTCTCATTTCCTTTTTATAACTTGATGGAATTTCCCAGACACAGTCTCTAATTTTTTTTAAATTTCCTTCAATTTCCATGTTTATCTCTCCAAAAATAGAATTTTAAGAATAATTAGTTATTAAAAACCTGGTAAATAGATTGATAATATTTTTGTTAATTCTTTTTAAAATAGATATCTACCTTTTAAGTTTCAAAAAATAAAGTCAAAAATATTTAATAATTAACTATAATAAGATTTTATGTTATAAAAATAATTATATATCAATGATCACCTGAACCATGTAACCATTATTCTTTTTAATCTTCATCAGGTGATAAGTAACTGCCTTAACTTCAGCCCGGCTTTCATGTTTTTTAGGATCAAATTCTTCGCCCCATGCAGTCCCTCTTAAAATATATCCCTCACTGTTTTTTTCTATTTTAACATCAAACTTTGAAAACACGAGGAATTCAGAATCTAATATAACCAGAAATTCAGATAACCAGTCATAAAGAAGAGCGTATTCATCTTCTGATTCCACTACAATTTCTTTTTTAATTTCAGGCTTAATTGAACCTGTATCAGTCATCACTTCAAACATTGCAAGTGCTGCATTTTCAAATGCCTCTTCTAACGTGCTTCCATAGGACTTAAAACCTGCATCTGCTGTAACATCAAAGAATTCGAATATTTTATTATCTGCATTTTCCACTCTAAGGTCTCCTGCATTTAATTTAATTTTTTAAACTCTATTTTCCATTTTCAAAATGTTATCTCATTTACTTGGCTGGTTATTAATGTGAATATTTAATATTCCTTCAGGATATATAAAATAGCCGAATTGCCATGACTTCTACCCAGAGAAGCATTATCCCCATTGAAATTCTCTGAAGCGCACCTGTCCACTCTTCAAAAACCATAAATCCGTATATAGCAGAAATTAATATCGCCACAATAAATGAGGCTCTTGAATAGGTTACATAGCCCTGCCATCTATCATCTTTTTTCAATCTCGGTAAAAGGAATAAAGGCGCAAAAATCATGGAAAATGCTGCGATAGTTGCAAAAATGCTGTGTGCAACCCCCACCACGGTTACATCCACACAACCTGGGTCACAGGGGAATACTCCGATCATAACTAAGGATAAGCCCGATAAAGCTATCAAAACAGGCCCAATTTTTGAACCACTCTTTATACCTCTTTGAAGCCCCAATGCAAATGCAATTACCAATATACCTAACAAAGGAAATCCTATTGTATTCATTATTAATGCATAAGGGGCACCAGCGGCTCCAAGTTCGCTCATGGATTGTGTAATACAGTTATAATCTTTCTGAATGAAACCAAGCGTAAAAAGTACAGTTGCATATGTCACAGGACCGGTAATACCACAGAATGCAAGGAATTTTTGTGTTTTCATGCCTAAGCCACTTCTCTTGGAAACTCCTCTCTCACTTTTTTAGCTTCTAATCCTCTTCCAAGTTTTCTTGCAACTTCGCTGTAGTATTCTTTGGTTTGTGGAGTTGTGGATGGGTTTATTTTATTTAATGCTGCATCAAAATGTCTTTTTGATACCTTATCTATTTTTATATTTTCATGTAATGCTATAACTCCTGCTTTTCTGCATAATGCTTGAATATCTGCTCCAGAATACCCTTCTGTCCTTTTTGCAAGTGCTTCAAGATTTACATTGTCATCAAGGGCCATGTTTTTAACGTGGACTTTTAAAATATCTAAACGCGCTTTTTCATCTGGAGGTGGGACTAAAACCACTTCATCAAATCTTCCTGGTCGTAGTAAGGCAGCATCAATTAAATCAGGTCGGTTGGTGGCACCTATTACCACAACGCCCCTTAATTCTTCTAAACCGTCCATTTCTGAAAGAATTGTATTTACCATTCTTTCAACAACCCGGGGTTCTCCAACACCCGAGCCTCTCATGGGTGCTATAGCATCTATTTCATCAAAAAATACTATGCATGGTGATGCCTGTTTTGCTTTCTTAAATATTTCTGCTATTTTTCTTTCAGACTCCCCAAACCACTTACTTAAAATTTCTGAGCCTTTAACTGATATAAAATTGGCCTTTGATTCTGTGGCCACAGCCTTTGAGAGCATGGTTTTACCTGTTCCTGGAGGTCCAAATAAAAGAACTCCCTTGGACGGTTGTATTCCAATACGCTTGAAATCCTCAGAATGTGTTAAAGGCCACTCCACAGCTTCCTTTAAAGTTTCTTTTAATTCTTCCAAACCACCAATATCCTCCCAATGTATGTTTGGAACCTCTATAAACACTTCGCGGAGTGCTGAAGGACTTATTGATTTTAAAGCCTCCATAAAGTCATTGTTTGTTACAAATAATTTATCAAGGACTTCTGGAGGGATAATCTGTTTTTCAAGGTCTAATTCTGGAAGTATTCTTCTTAAAGCGTTCATTGCAGATTCACGACTCAAAGCTGCAAGATCTGCACCCACAAAGCCATGGGTAATATCTGCAATTTCTTCCATATCCACATCATCTTTTAAAGGCATTCCACGGGTGTGAATTTGCAGTATTTCACTTCTTCCATCCCTATCAGGTACTCTAAGCTCTATTTCTCTGTCAAACCTTCCAGGCCGCCTTAATGCCGGGTCCAGAGCGTCTGGTCGATTGGTGGCACCAATAACTATTACCTTTCCTCTTTCCTTTAATCCATCCATAAGTGCAAGTATCTGGGCTACAACTCTCCTTTCAACTTCTCCTGTAACTTCCTCACGTTTAGGTGCAATAGCATCGATCTCGTCTATAAATATCACAGTAGGCGCATTTTCCTCAGCTTCTTTAAACAGGTCTCTGATCTTCTTTTCTGCCTCCCCCACATATTTACTCATCACTTCCGGACCGTTTATAGCCACAAAATTTGAACCACTTTCATTAGCCACTGCTTTTGCAAGAAGAGTTTTTCCAGTACCTGGTGCTCCATGTAAAAGAACTCCGCGAGGAGGGTCAATACCAAGTCTATCAAATATCTCTGGATGACGTAAAGGAAGCTCTATCATTTCCCTAACTTTTGATATTTCCTGTTTCAAGCCTCCAACATCATCATAGGTAACATCAGGAACCTTTTTTTCTATTATTTCCACTGCTTCTGGACGTACCTCCACCTCAGTTTCGTCATTTATTCTTACAATGCCTGCTGGATTTGTGGAGACGACCGAAAATTTGATTTCTCCAAGAGAAAATGGAGTTGTGGATTCAAAAAATTCTCTGAAAATTTTTTCACCTGATGGAAACTCTTTGAATGTCTCTCT
This is a stretch of genomic DNA from Methanobacterium sp.. It encodes these proteins:
- a CDS encoding RtcB family protein, whose translation is MEIEGNLKKIRDCVWEIPSSYKKEMRVPGRIYLSDEAIKEVETGAVDQVSNVACLPGIQKFSIGLPDIHFGYGFPIGGVAAFSARNGVISPGGVGFDINCGARLIRTDLTEEDIKPKIKEIVETLFNNVPSGVGSKGKIRLQPGQIDEVLDHGAEWAVENGYGWERDLKHLEENGRMEAADSSCVSDKAKKRGIPQLGSLGSGNHFLEVQKMDKIYDKATAEVFGIEEGMITVLIHTGSRGCGHQICSDYLRVMDKAAKRYQLDLPDRQLACAPVDSDEAQNYFKAMAAAANYAWTNRQMIVHWVRESFEHVFKKDAEEMGMEIVYDVAHNIAKKEVHKIKGRDMEVYVHRKGATRAFGPGREEIPEEYRKVGQPVFIPGTMGTASYVLVGTDLAMEETFGSSAHGAGRKMSRAGAKREYHGEEVKKALEERGIIIRATSMPVVAEEAPGAYKDVDEVVKTSHNAGISKMVGKMIPLGVSKG
- a CDS encoding archease, which encodes MENADNKIFEFFDVTADAGFKSYGSTLEEAFENAALAMFEVMTDTGSIKPEIKKEIVVESEDEYALLYDWLSEFLVILDSEFLVFSKFDVKIEKNSEGYILRGTAWGEEFDPKKHESRAEVKAVTYHLMKIKKNNGYMVQVIIDI
- a CDS encoding DUF998 domain-containing protein; translation: MTYATVLFTLGFIQKDYNCITQSMSELGAAGAPYALIMNTIGFPLLGILVIAFALGLQRGIKSGSKIGPVLIALSGLSLVMIGVFPCDPGCVDVTVVGVAHSIFATIAAFSMIFAPLFLLPRLKKDDRWQGYVTYSRASFIVAILISAIYGFMVFEEWTGALQRISMGIMLLWVEVMAIRLFYIS
- a CDS encoding CDC48 family AAA ATPase, with protein sequence MSENSEVELRVAEALQQDVGKGIIRIDKKLISKMGIAPGDIVEIIGKRTTGAIVGQAYPADVGLEIVRMDGLTRSNAGTSIGEMITIRRIEIRVARKVVLAPAARGLRIMASGDIIKRNIMGRAVARGDILSLISPRRTRETFKEFPSGEKIFREFFESTTPFSLGEIKFSVVSTNPAGIVRINDETEVEVRPEAVEIIEKKVPDVTYDDVGGLKQEISKVREMIELPLRHPEIFDRLGIDPPRGVLLHGAPGTGKTLLAKAVANESGSNFVAINGPEVMSKYVGEAEKKIRDLFKEAEENAPTVIFIDEIDAIAPKREEVTGEVERRVVAQILALMDGLKERGKVIVIGATNRPDALDPALRRPGRFDREIELRVPDRDGRSEILQIHTRGMPLKDDVDMEEIADITHGFVGADLAALSRESAMNALRRILPELDLEKQIIPPEVLDKLFVTNNDFMEALKSISPSALREVFIEVPNIHWEDIGGLEELKETLKEAVEWPLTHSEDFKRIGIQPSKGVLLFGPPGTGKTMLSKAVATESKANFISVKGSEILSKWFGESERKIAEIFKKAKQASPCIVFFDEIDAIAPMRGSGVGEPRVVERMVNTILSEMDGLEELRGVVVIGATNRPDLIDAALLRPGRFDEVVLVPPPDEKARLDILKVHVKNMALDDNVNLEALAKRTEGYSGADIQALCRKAGVIALHENIKIDKVSKRHFDAALNKINPSTTPQTKEYYSEVARKLGRGLEAKKVREEFPREVA